In a genomic window of Flavobacteriales bacterium:
- a CDS encoding tetratricopeptide repeat protein, protein YLIGSLYYATGQMGEAKYALEEAIELDPNNTSALLQLAEVYFVLTNHDRTMRMVNEALRVDEQLPKAYFLKGLVYREQRNSELAKSSFQTVTELDPDNVEAFNLLGMLYAEEGDSLAIQYYETALGIDPDNLEVLYNRGYFYQDNLMAEKALDAYNEMLEIHPESSAAYYNKGYVLMGLLSRPEEAIDAFTEAIRYNPSYYQAYSNRAVCLEELGRREQAEADFKKALEIKPNFDPAIEGLNRLY, encoded by the coding sequence CTATCTGATCGGGTCCTTATACTATGCGACCGGTCAGATGGGCGAGGCGAAGTATGCTTTGGAAGAGGCTATCGAGTTGGATCCGAATAATACAAGTGCTCTACTTCAATTGGCTGAAGTCTATTTCGTCTTGACGAATCATGATCGAACCATGCGCATGGTCAATGAAGCACTAAGAGTGGATGAGCAATTGCCAAAAGCGTACTTCTTGAAAGGGCTGGTCTATAGAGAACAGCGTAACTCCGAGCTTGCCAAGTCTTCATTTCAAACGGTCACAGAATTGGATCCGGACAATGTGGAGGCCTTCAATCTCTTGGGGATGCTCTATGCAGAAGAAGGGGATAGTCTAGCGATCCAATACTATGAGACCGCTCTCGGAATAGATCCGGATAACTTGGAAGTACTATATAATAGAGGATATTTCTACCAAGACAATCTCATGGCTGAAAAAGCGCTCGATGCCTACAACGAGATGCTGGAGATACACCCAGAATCATCAGCGGCCTATTACAATAAGGGCTATGTGCTCATGGGATTACTCTCACGGCCAGAAGAGGCTATCGATGCGTTCACAGAAGCGATACGATACAATCCCTCATACTATCAAGCATACAGCAATAGGGCTGTATGTCTCGAAGAACTAGGAAGACGCGAACAGGCAGAAGCCGATTTCAAGAAAGCCCTGGAGATCAAACCGAATTTCGATCCCGCTATCGAGGGGCTGAATCGCTTGTACTGA